The following coding sequences are from one Parafrankia discariae window:
- a CDS encoding heparinase II/III domain-containing protein translates to MTVPVGSGRGGTAGRPTDRRRAGGRNSAGRMLNTAVADAAALGRGAVPRAAYEAAKRMGGHALVFGAIELLPHRTGGLRTLGLPRPAPTPSVEYAADATKGLVRLFGRRVDLGPRTDWHAVLDGPHRWPAGHWWRVDIRGDARPGDVKWAWELGRMRHLVLLARAVRQSGDQAALERLRSELESWFDQNPPERGIHWYSNLEIALRAFAFAQVHELAGEALGHRLRSRTERELRHSRRHLLADLPYTASSMRNNHWLGDSLGLLVLDRVLPEDRLSAPCRRLARALFDAQLRRQLRPDGSMIEDSLSYHRFVLEMLAVRMLADPTEPVREALVRAAQFLSRLGALEGPVPQLGDWDEGRLLCTAGDPGEIGGSVAVALALAGTGAPVDWRAGHDECAWYAGPGIPVPPERAEPDGHEVGGGIARAARGLWTSWLKVGSGPSHGHADLGSTCVLHDGHWVVGDPGTGTYNGALEQRNGLRSSAAHSVLRLAGQDQLVPHRVFRWAHTAHGHVGPPLRIGDAVVSWGFHDAYTRLRPARRVARVVVTGPDGVACADFVEGPPGVDWRLTLPLAPTAEVDLTAATLRTGGGAVLRLILPEGARAAAVRGEREPWAGWWSRTYGTVRPATWVCLAGRVPGPVPGPVLWAAHTGPRPPAACVDGELTLGSTVLRVEWGVDRVRLVARGEHEQAVSARPAPSSIPRPRPRPGAGEWPGPRLPARRRRPARVRVRVEEGA, encoded by the coding sequence ATGACTGTGCCGGTTGGTTCCGGCCGCGGCGGCACCGCCGGCCGGCCGACCGACCGGCGGCGGGCGGGCGGGCGGAACTCCGCGGGGCGGATGCTGAACACGGCCGTCGCCGACGCCGCCGCGCTGGGCCGCGGCGCGGTGCCCCGCGCCGCCTACGAGGCCGCCAAGCGGATGGGCGGGCACGCGCTGGTCTTCGGCGCGATCGAGCTCCTCCCGCACCGGACCGGTGGGCTGCGCACCCTCGGCCTGCCCCGCCCGGCCCCGACCCCGAGCGTGGAGTACGCCGCCGACGCGACGAAGGGCCTGGTACGCCTGTTCGGCCGGCGGGTGGATCTCGGGCCGCGCACCGACTGGCACGCCGTCCTGGACGGGCCGCACCGGTGGCCGGCCGGGCACTGGTGGCGGGTCGACATCCGCGGCGACGCCCGGCCCGGGGACGTCAAGTGGGCCTGGGAGCTGGGGCGGATGCGGCACCTGGTGCTCCTCGCGCGGGCGGTCCGCCAGAGCGGGGACCAGGCCGCCCTGGAGCGGCTGCGCTCGGAGCTGGAGTCGTGGTTCGACCAGAACCCCCCGGAGCGGGGGATCCACTGGTACTCCAATCTGGAGATCGCGTTGCGCGCCTTCGCGTTCGCCCAGGTGCACGAACTGGCCGGCGAGGCACTCGGGCACCGGCTACGCTCGCGCACCGAGCGGGAGCTGCGCCACTCTCGGCGCCACCTGCTCGCCGATCTTCCCTACACGGCGAGCAGCATGCGCAACAACCACTGGCTCGGTGACAGCCTCGGGCTGCTGGTCCTCGACCGGGTGCTGCCGGAGGACCGGCTCTCCGCGCCGTGCCGACGGCTGGCCCGCGCCCTGTTCGACGCGCAGCTGCGCCGGCAGCTGCGGCCGGACGGCTCCATGATCGAGGATTCGCTCTCCTACCACCGCTTCGTGCTGGAGATGCTGGCCGTCCGGATGCTGGCGGACCCGACCGAGCCGGTGCGGGAGGCCCTCGTCCGCGCGGCCCAGTTCCTGAGCCGGCTCGGCGCGCTGGAGGGCCCGGTTCCCCAGCTCGGCGACTGGGACGAGGGACGTCTGCTGTGCACCGCGGGCGATCCGGGCGAGATCGGCGGCTCGGTGGCCGTGGCGCTGGCCCTCGCCGGCACCGGCGCGCCGGTGGACTGGCGGGCCGGGCACGACGAGTGCGCCTGGTACGCCGGGCCCGGCATCCCCGTTCCGCCCGAGCGTGCCGAGCCGGACGGCCATGAGGTCGGCGGGGGGATCGCCCGGGCCGCGCGCGGGCTGTGGACGTCGTGGCTGAAGGTGGGCTCCGGCCCGTCGCACGGGCACGCCGACCTCGGCTCGACCTGTGTGCTGCACGACGGCCACTGGGTGGTGGGCGACCCGGGCACCGGCACCTACAACGGCGCGCTGGAGCAGCGCAACGGTCTGCGCTCCTCGGCCGCGCACAGCGTCCTGCGGCTGGCCGGGCAGGACCAGCTCGTCCCGCACCGGGTCTTCCGCTGGGCGCACACCGCCCACGGGCACGTGGGCCCCCCGCTGCGGATCGGTGACGCCGTGGTGAGCTGGGGCTTCCACGACGCCTACACCCGCCTGCGGCCGGCGCGGCGGGTCGCCCGGGTCGTCGTCACCGGCCCGGACGGCGTCGCCTGCGCCGACTTCGTCGAGGGCCCGCCCGGCGTGGACTGGCGGCTGACGCTCCCGCTGGCGCCGACGGCGGAGGTGGACCTGACCGCCGCGACGCTGCGGACCGGTGGCGGCGCCGTCCTGCGGCTCATCCTGCCGGAGGGGGCGCGCGCCGCGGCGGTCCGCGGGGAGCGGGAGCCGTGGGCCGGGTGGTGGAGCCGCACGTACGGCACCGTGCGGCCGGCCACCTGGGTGTGCCTCGCCGGGCGGGTCCCGGGGCCGGTTCCCGGGCCGGTGCTCTGGGCGGCGCACACCGGTCCGCGGCCGCCGGCGGCGTGCGTCGACGGGGAGCTGACGCTCGGCTCGACGGTCCTGCGGGTCGAGTGGGGCGTCGACCGGGTGCGGCTGGTGGCGCGTGGCGAGCACGAGCAGGCGGTGTCCGCGCGGCCCGCGCCGAGCTCGATCCCCCGGCCGCGGCCCCGGCCGGGCGCGGGGGAGTGGCCGGGCCCACGGCTGCCGGCACGCCGGCGCCGGCCGGCCCGGGTCCGGGTCCGGGTGGAGGAGGGGGCATGA
- a CDS encoding glycosyltransferase family 4 protein gives MRTLLVLNHFAAPRGAPGGTRHVELADRLTGWRCTIVAADRNYFTREVQPTREVQPRDGARPTSTRYRTVRTAPYSGSGLTRILNWASYAAGAFVAGLGGARPDVVYASSPHLLTGLTGWALARLRRAAFVLEIRDLWPRVLVDMGQLRAGSLTHRLLRAVETFLYRHADAVVVLADGVRRVLETEESVPAGRIVCVPNGADPADFDPPASREELRRELGLTGFVVAYTGAHGPANGLDLVLDAAEKLANELPEVCFLLVGDGGVKAKLVEQARARHLDNVVFRDPVAKDRMAALLGAVDVGLHVLADVELFRYGVSPNKLFDYLAAGLPVITNTPGEVSGIVADAGAGVCCEPAGIADAVRELVAAGPEQRARWSAAGRDYMTRTRSRTALGGRLQELLDGLSRS, from the coding sequence ATGAGAACCCTGCTGGTGCTCAACCACTTCGCGGCGCCCCGGGGCGCCCCCGGCGGGACCCGGCACGTCGAGCTCGCCGACCGCCTGACCGGCTGGCGGTGCACCATCGTGGCCGCGGACCGGAACTACTTCACCCGGGAGGTCCAGCCCACCCGGGAGGTCCAGCCCCGGGACGGCGCGCGCCCCACGTCGACCCGGTACCGGACGGTCCGGACGGCCCCCTACAGCGGCAGCGGCCTGACCCGGATCCTCAACTGGGCCAGCTACGCGGCCGGCGCGTTCGTGGCCGGGCTGGGCGGCGCGCGCCCGGACGTCGTCTACGCCTCGTCCCCGCACCTGCTGACCGGCCTCACCGGCTGGGCGCTCGCCCGGCTGCGCCGCGCCGCCTTCGTCCTGGAGATCCGCGACCTGTGGCCCCGGGTACTCGTGGACATGGGCCAGCTCCGCGCGGGCTCGCTGACGCACCGGCTGCTGCGCGCCGTCGAAACCTTCCTCTACCGCCACGCCGACGCCGTCGTGGTGCTGGCCGACGGGGTGCGCCGGGTGCTGGAGACCGAGGAGTCGGTGCCGGCCGGCCGGATCGTCTGCGTCCCGAACGGCGCCGATCCCGCCGACTTCGATCCGCCGGCGTCGCGGGAGGAGCTGCGCCGAGAGCTCGGCCTCACCGGGTTCGTGGTCGCCTACACGGGCGCGCACGGCCCGGCGAACGGCCTCGACCTGGTCCTGGACGCGGCGGAGAAACTGGCGAACGAGCTCCCGGAGGTGTGCTTCCTGCTGGTCGGCGACGGCGGGGTGAAGGCGAAGCTGGTCGAGCAGGCGCGGGCGAGGCACCTCGACAACGTCGTCTTCCGGGACCCGGTCGCCAAGGACCGGATGGCCGCGCTCCTCGGGGCGGTCGACGTGGGCCTGCACGTGCTCGCCGACGTCGAGCTGTTCCGGTACGGGGTGAGCCCGAACAAGCTGTTCGACTACCTGGCCGCGGGGCTCCCGGTGATCACCAACACGCCCGGCGAGGTGTCGGGCATCGTGGCCGACGCCGGCGCGGGGGTGTGCTGCGAGCCGGCCGGCATCGCCGACGCGGTGCGCGAGCTGGTGGCCGCCGGGCCGGAGCAGCGGGCCCGGTGGTCGGCCGCGGGGCGGGACTACATGACGCGCACCAGGTCACGGACCGCGCTCGGCGGCCGCCTGCAGGAGCTGCTCGACGGCCTGTCCCGGAGCTGA
- a CDS encoding DegT/DnrJ/EryC1/StrS family aminotransferase, with protein MSGLLAVDGGIPVRSTPFAPWPSFSTGEIDAVGEVLRGGRVNYWTGEQGRAFEREYAAAVRADHGIALANGTVALELALRALGVGPGDEVVVPSRTFLASASCAVAVGARPVFADVDRESGNLTADTVHAAITGRTRAVVAVHLGGWPVDMDPLTRLAARVGLAVVEDCAQAHGALYRGRPVGGFGDVAAWSFCQDKILTTAGEGGFVATDDRALWKRVWSYKDHGKDPDLLATPHDAAGFRWVHTSVGTNARMHELAAAAGRVALRGLPAWVARRRENAAALLERLARLPQLRVPTPSADPTLRASYYRAYAYVRPDALRPGWDRDRVLRAIRAEGVPCSVGSCGEVYRERAFAAGPLPPGRLPVAAELADTSLAFLVHPTLTGDDMRDTADAVERVLTAAAA; from the coding sequence ATGTCCGGCCTGCTCGCGGTCGACGGCGGAATTCCGGTCCGGTCGACTCCCTTCGCCCCCTGGCCGAGTTTCTCCACCGGCGAGATCGACGCCGTCGGGGAGGTGCTGCGCGGCGGCCGGGTCAACTACTGGACCGGTGAGCAGGGCCGCGCCTTCGAGCGCGAGTACGCGGCCGCGGTGCGGGCCGACCACGGGATCGCGCTCGCCAACGGCACCGTCGCCCTCGAGCTCGCGCTGCGCGCGCTCGGCGTCGGGCCCGGCGACGAGGTGGTGGTGCCCAGCCGTACCTTCCTGGCGTCGGCGAGCTGCGCGGTCGCCGTCGGCGCCCGGCCGGTCTTCGCCGACGTCGACCGGGAGTCGGGGAACCTGACCGCGGACACCGTCCACGCGGCGATCACCGGGCGCACCCGGGCGGTCGTCGCCGTCCACCTGGGTGGCTGGCCGGTCGACATGGACCCGCTGACCCGGCTGGCGGCGCGGGTGGGCCTCGCCGTGGTCGAGGACTGTGCGCAGGCCCACGGCGCGCTCTACCGGGGCCGCCCGGTGGGCGGCTTCGGGGACGTCGCCGCCTGGTCCTTCTGCCAGGACAAGATCCTCACCACCGCCGGCGAGGGCGGGTTCGTGGCCACCGACGACCGGGCGCTCTGGAAGCGGGTCTGGTCGTACAAGGACCACGGCAAGGACCCGGACCTCCTGGCCACTCCGCACGACGCGGCCGGGTTCCGGTGGGTCCACACGTCCGTCGGGACGAACGCGCGGATGCACGAACTCGCCGCCGCGGCCGGCCGCGTGGCACTGCGCGGCCTGCCAGCCTGGGTCGCCCGGCGCCGTGAGAACGCCGCGGCGCTGCTCGAACGGCTCGCCCGCCTGCCCCAGCTCCGGGTGCCCACTCCCTCGGCGGACCCGACCCTGCGGGCCTCCTACTACCGCGCGTACGCCTACGTCCGGCCGGACGCGCTGCGTCCCGGCTGGGACCGGGACCGGGTCCTGCGCGCGATCCGCGCCGAGGGGGTGCCCTGCTCGGTCGGCAGCTGCGGCGAGGTCTACCGCGAGCGGGCGTTCGCCGCCGGCCCGCTCCCACCGGGCCGGCTCCCCGTCGCCGCCGAGCTCGCGGACACCTCGCTCGCCTTCCTGGTCCATCCCACCCTCACCGGCGACGACATGCGGGACACCGCCGACGCGGTGGAGCGGGTCCTCACCGCCGCGGCGGCCTGA
- a CDS encoding sugar transferase — protein sequence MKAIDDLTPSDERYGRSDVAADPPGPGGDSVAPPAWSVPRQRGDDPPRTPARPGPGGSIRARYRRARAELDPESARCGRCEHRHRRVKRTVDVSGALLGLAVGSPLFLAAAVAIRAEDGGPVLFRQERIGEHGRPFTILKYRTMVSGAENRGTGLVTYRGDPRITRVGGLLRRTSLDELPQLLNVLRGDMSLVGPRPTVRRQVERYTPFQLRRLSVPPGIAGWAQVNGRNSIPWSRRIELDVWYVEHRSTRLDLAILLRTAHIMLLGGGTYGVGGVNHDLDGADQELPPVAVPETAPP from the coding sequence GTGAAAGCGATCGATGATCTCACTCCTTCGGACGAGAGATACGGCCGATCGGACGTCGCCGCGGACCCGCCCGGACCCGGCGGCGACAGCGTCGCACCGCCAGCCTGGTCCGTCCCGCGGCAGCGCGGGGACGACCCGCCGCGGACACCGGCGAGGCCCGGTCCGGGCGGGTCGATCCGGGCGCGGTACCGGCGCGCCCGGGCCGAGCTCGATCCCGAGTCGGCCCGCTGCGGCCGCTGCGAGCACCGCCACCGCCGGGTGAAGCGCACCGTCGACGTCTCCGGGGCACTGCTGGGCCTGGCCGTGGGATCACCGCTGTTCCTGGCGGCCGCGGTGGCGATCCGGGCGGAGGACGGCGGGCCCGTCCTGTTCCGCCAGGAACGCATCGGCGAGCACGGCAGGCCCTTCACCATTCTCAAGTACCGGACGATGGTCTCCGGCGCCGAGAACAGGGGCACCGGGCTGGTCACCTACCGCGGTGACCCACGGATCACCCGGGTCGGCGGTCTGCTCCGCAGGACCAGCCTGGACGAGTTGCCCCAGCTGCTCAACGTGCTGCGCGGCGACATGAGCCTCGTCGGGCCCCGGCCCACCGTGCGCCGCCAGGTGGAGCGTTACACGCCGTTCCAGCTGCGTCGGTTGTCCGTTCCCCCCGGAATCGCCGGCTGGGCGCAGGTGAACGGCCGGAACAGCATTCCCTGGTCCCGCCGGATCGAACTCGACGTCTGGTATGTCGAGCACCGGTCCACCCGGCTGGATCTCGCTATCCTTCTTCGCACCGCCCACATCATGCTGCTCGGTGGCGGAACCTACGGCGTGGGCGGCGTGAACCACGATCTCGACGGCGCCGACCAGGAACTCCCGCCGGTGGCGGTGCCGGAGACCGCGCCGCCCTGA